In a single window of the Amycolatopsis sp. cg5 genome:
- a CDS encoding BTAD domain-containing putative transcriptional regulator: MDAYAPLLTERDESTQPAVRFNVLGPLEVLKDGVDYAPTTPKVLRLLAMLVTRPGKIVHVDSIMHELWANDPPRTVRTTMHTYVHHLRRCIEQNGLAADAESLLVTKPPGYLMRIDPEQVDVFGFQRLHRQGRELLRRREYAGAATAFRSALDLWSGPPLSNVHCGPVLSGYVVELLEQRRSALSLRIEAEICGGMHLELIGELRTLVAGNPLDESLHGQLMRVLGRSGRRSDAMAFYRQLRARLNDELGVEPCDELQLLHHELLAEGEHGR, from the coding sequence ATGGACGCATACGCACCACTGCTGACCGAACGCGACGAGTCGACACAGCCGGCGGTGCGGTTCAATGTGCTCGGGCCACTCGAGGTGCTCAAGGACGGCGTCGACTACGCGCCGACCACGCCGAAGGTACTGCGGCTGCTGGCGATGCTGGTGACCAGGCCGGGAAAGATCGTGCACGTCGATTCGATCATGCACGAGCTATGGGCCAACGATCCGCCGCGCACGGTGCGGACCACCATGCACACCTACGTGCACCACCTGCGTCGCTGCATCGAACAGAACGGCCTCGCGGCCGACGCGGAATCACTGCTCGTCACCAAGCCGCCCGGCTACCTCATGCGCATCGACCCCGAGCAGGTGGACGTCTTCGGCTTCCAGCGCCTGCACCGCCAGGGCCGCGAACTGCTGCGCAGACGGGAATACGCGGGCGCCGCCACGGCGTTCCGCTCGGCACTCGACCTGTGGTCGGGACCACCGCTGTCGAACGTGCACTGCGGGCCCGTGCTTTCGGGCTACGTGGTGGAACTGCTCGAACAACGGCGCAGCGCGCTCAGCCTGCGCATCGAAGCCGAGATCTGCGGCGGCATGCACCTCGAGCTCATCGGCGAGCTGCGCACGCTGGTCGCGGGCAACCCGCTGGACGAAAGCCTGCACGGGCAGCTGATGCGGGTGCTCGGGCGCAGCGGGCGCCGGTCCGACGCGATGGCCTTCTACCGCCAGCTCAGGGCGAGATTGAACGACGAGCTGGGCGTCGAACCCTGCGACGAACTGCAGCTGTTGCACCACGAACTGCTGGCCGAGGGTGAACATGGCCGCTGA
- a CDS encoding winged helix-turn-helix transcriptional regulator has product MNARSYGQFCGLARAIEMIGERWSMLVVRDLVLGPKRFTELQAGLPKIPASILSTRLNELEHWGVIRRRVTPQLDASVVYELTEYGGELDQIVLQLGMWGARSLTEPCPDEVITTDAAILALYGAFRPEAALDRRITFELRLGPLVVTAIVADGSVKVAEGCSEQFDISIEPKNPAILNQLLKGEVDAATAIADGRVIVKGAPEHLELFSQIFHVDSTPAPSEGLVVH; this is encoded by the coding sequence ATGAATGCTCGTAGCTACGGCCAATTCTGCGGCCTCGCCCGTGCGATCGAGATGATCGGCGAGCGCTGGTCGATGCTCGTCGTCCGCGATCTGGTGCTGGGCCCCAAGCGCTTCACCGAGTTGCAGGCCGGCCTGCCGAAGATCCCGGCCAGCATCCTGTCGACCCGGCTCAACGAACTCGAGCACTGGGGCGTCATCCGGCGCCGGGTCACCCCGCAGCTGGACGCGTCCGTGGTCTACGAGCTCACCGAGTACGGCGGCGAGCTGGACCAGATCGTGCTGCAGCTCGGCATGTGGGGCGCCCGGTCGCTGACCGAGCCGTGCCCCGACGAGGTGATCACCACCGACGCGGCGATCTTGGCTCTCTACGGCGCCTTCCGGCCGGAAGCCGCGCTGGACCGCCGGATCACCTTCGAGCTCCGGCTCGGCCCGCTGGTCGTGACCGCGATCGTCGCCGACGGCTCCGTCAAGGTCGCCGAAGGCTGCAGCGAGCAGTTCGACATCAGCATCGAGCCGAAGAACCCCGCCATTCTCAACCAGTTGCTCAAGGGCGAGGTCGACGCGGCCACCGCGATCGCCGACGGACGCGTGATCGTCAAGGGCGCGCCCGAGCACCTCGAGCTCTTCTCACAGATCTTCCACGTCGACTCGACGCCGGCGCCGTCGGAAGGCCTGGTCGTCCACTGA
- a CDS encoding sensor histidine kinase, producing MTGVLMPEENRITITAQPRGAAGPDRRPRQAVHIANAIVTVVFAGYFAVQLYSASKSGATTSTLVGLAVVTGTLVAIQLFYFGRPSTQLRSTLSHGVLVLQALLGYLPMVFFGGDLDDMPSFLAGSVLLVLRPLPGWIAFGTIVLSMIPIEMALDTATLDRLYDVLVVLVTGLYVYLLTQLSRLVTGLNDARAELAEGAVAEERLRFASDLHDLLGMGLSAIALKGELTHRLLRRAPERARAVLSDMTGIARRTLSDVRSVASGYRELSLEGEARIAKSLLAASDVEAELDLDQSDLPVQFRTVLTTVLREGVTHVLRHSEVSTCRITVRQTDQSVTLDIASDGSAPSDGEDTSPVGKLTEQVTALGGKISLEQRDGGTRLYTVLPLPDEHGVNAKAARAGQDPDTQPGTKQTRTAVALVFSGMCVAALVHLLYLTSSPWQIALTGGYLAALLVLQLSFFSRPTARLQSRQGYGLLFVQACLIFLPLIQLKANWVSLPGWLAGTALLVLRPPAGWTVFAAVVAGVVWVRAGFAADPQGIVFNAVATVNTGLIVFALSWMTRLAAELETTRRRLAEVAVAEERLRFARDLHDLLGLSLSAIALKTELTDRMLPVDPGRAETELEDVLKLSREALADVRSVATGYRELSLDQESRSAQAVLAAAEVEVKMDLQLGELPKPVTTVLAVVLREGVTNVLRHSKVEQCDIAVHRINGEVRLDIVNDGVGQAAPKPGTEISGNGIRNLSDRVSALGGELTAAVAEDGRFRLRAVVPV from the coding sequence GTGACTGGGGTGCTTATGCCGGAAGAAAATCGGATCACGATCACCGCGCAGCCGCGGGGCGCCGCCGGGCCTGACCGGCGGCCTCGCCAAGCCGTGCACATCGCCAACGCGATCGTCACCGTGGTGTTCGCCGGTTACTTCGCGGTCCAGCTGTACAGCGCGTCCAAATCGGGCGCCACGACCAGCACCCTCGTCGGCCTGGCGGTGGTGACCGGCACCCTGGTCGCGATCCAGCTCTTCTACTTCGGCCGCCCGTCGACCCAGCTGCGCTCCACGCTGAGCCACGGCGTGCTCGTGCTGCAGGCGCTGCTGGGGTACCTGCCGATGGTGTTCTTCGGCGGCGACCTGGACGACATGCCCAGCTTCCTCGCGGGCAGTGTGCTGCTGGTGCTACGCCCGCTACCCGGCTGGATCGCGTTCGGCACGATCGTGCTGAGCATGATCCCGATCGAGATGGCGCTGGACACCGCCACGCTCGACCGGCTCTACGACGTCTTGGTCGTGCTGGTCACCGGGTTGTACGTGTATCTGCTGACCCAGCTCTCCCGGCTGGTCACCGGCCTGAACGACGCACGCGCCGAACTCGCCGAGGGCGCGGTCGCCGAGGAGCGCCTGCGCTTCGCCAGCGACCTGCACGACCTGCTCGGCATGGGACTTTCCGCGATCGCGCTCAAGGGCGAGCTCACCCACCGGCTGCTGCGCCGAGCCCCCGAGCGGGCGAGAGCGGTGCTCTCTGACATGACCGGCATCGCCAGGCGCACGCTGTCCGACGTGCGCTCGGTCGCGAGCGGCTACCGGGAGCTCTCCCTGGAGGGCGAGGCCAGGATCGCCAAGTCGCTGCTGGCCGCCTCCGACGTCGAGGCGGAGCTCGACCTCGACCAGAGCGACCTCCCCGTCCAGTTCCGCACGGTGCTGACGACCGTGCTGCGCGAGGGCGTGACGCACGTGCTGCGCCACAGCGAGGTCAGCACCTGCCGGATCACCGTCCGGCAGACGGACCAGTCCGTGACGCTCGACATCGCCAGCGACGGCAGCGCGCCGTCCGACGGCGAGGACACGAGCCCGGTGGGCAAGCTGACCGAGCAGGTCACCGCGCTCGGCGGCAAGATCTCGCTGGAGCAGCGCGACGGCGGCACCCGGCTGTACACCGTGCTACCGCTGCCCGACGAGCACGGGGTGAACGCGAAGGCGGCGCGGGCCGGCCAGGACCCGGACACCCAGCCTGGCACTAAGCAGACGCGGACCGCGGTCGCGCTGGTGTTCTCCGGCATGTGCGTCGCCGCGCTGGTCCACCTGCTCTATCTCACCTCTTCGCCCTGGCAGATCGCGCTGACCGGCGGCTACCTGGCGGCGCTGCTCGTGCTCCAGCTGTCGTTCTTCAGCCGCCCGACGGCCAGGCTCCAGTCCCGGCAGGGCTACGGGCTGCTGTTCGTCCAGGCCTGCCTGATCTTCCTGCCGCTGATCCAGCTGAAGGCCAACTGGGTGAGCCTGCCCGGCTGGCTCGCCGGCACCGCGCTGCTGGTGCTGCGGCCACCGGCGGGCTGGACGGTGTTCGCGGCCGTGGTCGCCGGGGTCGTCTGGGTGCGCGCCGGGTTCGCCGCCGACCCGCAGGGCATCGTCTTCAACGCCGTGGCCACGGTGAACACCGGGCTGATCGTGTTCGCGCTGAGCTGGATGACCAGGCTCGCCGCCGAACTGGAGACCACCCGCAGGCGGCTGGCCGAGGTGGCCGTCGCGGAGGAACGGCTCCGGTTCGCCCGTGACCTGCACGATCTGCTCGGGCTGAGCCTCTCGGCGATCGCGTTGAAGACCGAGCTGACCGACCGCATGCTGCCCGTCGACCCCGGCCGCGCCGAGACCGAGCTCGAAGACGTGCTCAAGCTGTCCCGTGAGGCGCTGGCCGACGTCCGGTCGGTGGCCACCGGGTACCGCGAACTGTCGCTCGACCAGGAGTCCCGCTCGGCGCAGGCCGTGCTCGCGGCGGCCGAGGTGGAGGTCAAGATGGACCTTCAGCTGGGCGAATTACCCAAACCGGTGACGACCGTGCTCGCGGTCGTGCTGCGCGAGGGCGTCACGAACGTGCTGCGTCACAGCAAGGTCGAGCAGTGCGACATCGCGGTGCACCGGATCAACGGCGAGGTCAGGCTCGACATCGTGAACGACGGCGTCGGCCAGGCCGCGCCGAAGCCGGGCACCGAGATCAGCGGCAACGGGATCCGCAACCTGTCCGACCGGGTGAGCGCGCTGGGCGGGGAACTCACCGCCGCGGTGGCCGAGGACGGGCGCTTCCGGCTGCGCGCCGTGGTGCCCGTCTAG